A region from the Spartobacteria bacterium genome encodes:
- a CDS encoding glycosyltransferase family 1 protein, with the protein MKFVFLSHLDLNLYLFRLPIMQALVLRGHEVFAMCPRGAYSDQFAETGVQFEHYDVDRSSLNPLRELTVIYRLARALRRIKPDILHTFTAKPNIYGTLAGYLAGVPCVYNLVEGLGSFYVEDSARNRTVRICMEALYRIMCRLSAATVFVNQDDPLYFLSRGLISGGKIRIIRSVGVDTQMFNPVKYDTNSIRRSLGLPPDSKIVLMVARAIWHKGLAEYIEAASILRKQYPDAVFLLVGDVDEGNPSSATREFLRSQPHVCWLGPRADIAAITALCDVYALPSYREGVPRTLLEAASMAKPIVTTDTVGCREVVDNGVNGFLVPLRDGATLAQRIATLLDDAELRERMGQAGRKKAVRDFDVAHVVEQYLELYGVR; encoded by the coding sequence GTGAAATTCGTCTTCCTCTCCCACCTGGACTTAAATCTCTACCTTTTCCGCCTCCCCATCATGCAGGCACTAGTACTACGTGGACACGAAGTTTTTGCAATGTGTCCTCGGGGAGCATATTCTGATCAATTCGCTGAAACCGGTGTTCAATTTGAACACTATGATGTTGACCGTTCCAGCCTCAACCCTCTGCGTGAACTTACGGTCATTTACCGTCTGGCCCGAGCACTACGGCGCATCAAACCCGACATTTTGCACACTTTCACGGCCAAGCCCAACATCTATGGAACGCTGGCCGGATATTTGGCCGGAGTCCCATGTGTCTATAACTTGGTCGAGGGCCTGGGCTCATTCTATGTTGAGGATTCGGCACGCAACCGTACTGTCCGCATCTGTATGGAAGCACTATACCGTATCATGTGCCGCTTGTCCGCCGCCACGGTTTTCGTCAACCAGGATGACCCGCTCTATTTCCTTTCACGGGGCCTGATTAGCGGTGGAAAAATTCGCATCATCCGCAGCGTGGGTGTCGACACGCAGATGTTCAATCCTGTCAAATACGATACGAACTCAATACGCAGATCTCTCGGCCTTCCTCCAGACAGCAAGATCGTGCTCATGGTGGCCCGGGCCATTTGGCACAAGGGCTTGGCCGAATACATTGAGGCTGCCTCAATTCTGCGCAAGCAGTATCCGGATGCCGTATTCCTACTTGTTGGCGATGTGGACGAAGGCAACCCATCGTCCGCTACCCGTGAATTTTTGCGCTCACAACCTCATGTCTGCTGGCTCGGCCCGCGAGCTGATATTGCGGCAATAACGGCTCTGTGCGACGTGTACGCCCTTCCCAGTTACCGCGAGGGTGTTCCCCGGACGCTGCTCGAAGCAGCGTCCATGGCCAAGCCCATCGTGACAACGGACACAGTCGGATGTCGCGAAGTGGTCGATAACGGTGTCAACGGGTTCCTGGTACCGTTGCGGGATGGGGCGACCTTGGCCCAGCGTATTGCAACCCTTCTTGATGATGCGGAACTAAGAGAGCGGATGGGACAAGCCGGACGGAAAAAGGCCGTGCGAGATTTCGATGTGGCGCATGTCGTAGAGCAATATCTTGAACTGTATGGAGTGCGGTAA
- a CDS encoding glycosyltransferase, translating to MTQVHKFNNAITILLPVLNAAKTLRSAINSIRQQSFQNWELLVLDDASTDDSLRIVRSIEDKRIRVVLQGQTPGLAARLNQGIGLAQGKYIARMDADDIAFPERLARQVEFLESHPEVDLVGTRAVAFRDDGSVIGLLPFAQDHDKICARPWNNIPLAHPTWMGRTEWFQQHRYAMPEYQRAEDQELLLRAYQISTFACLPDVLLAYRQGPFSARRTLTGRTSLLRAQIQHFLINNDRCSLCLSFLLYNIKSFIDIAATLPGLDSLYFNRMNKMPDHSIIRNFSKIYAQYQ from the coding sequence ATGACCCAAGTGCACAAATTTAATAACGCCATTACAATACTCTTACCCGTTTTAAATGCTGCAAAAACGCTACGAAGTGCAATCAATTCTATCCGCCAACAATCCTTCCAAAACTGGGAACTACTCGTTCTCGACGACGCCTCAACTGATGACTCGTTGCGAATCGTTCGCTCTATTGAAGATAAAAGGATCCGGGTTGTCCTCCAAGGCCAAACACCTGGCCTTGCCGCCCGCCTTAACCAGGGCATTGGCCTCGCCCAAGGCAAATACATCGCGCGTATGGATGCCGACGACATCGCTTTTCCGGAGCGATTGGCTCGGCAGGTAGAATTTTTGGAGTCCCACCCGGAGGTTGACTTGGTCGGCACACGGGCGGTCGCCTTCCGTGACGATGGGAGCGTGATAGGCTTGCTTCCCTTTGCCCAGGATCATGATAAAATCTGTGCCCGCCCTTGGAACAACATCCCCTTGGCCCACCCGACCTGGATGGGCAGGACTGAATGGTTCCAACAGCACCGATACGCCATGCCAGAGTACCAACGGGCCGAGGATCAGGAGTTGTTGCTCAGGGCCTACCAGATCAGCACCTTCGCATGCCTGCCAGATGTATTACTTGCGTACAGGCAGGGGCCGTTTTCAGCACGGCGGACGCTAACCGGGCGGACCAGTCTTTTACGGGCTCAAATTCAACATTTTTTGATAAACAATGATAGATGTTCTTTATGCTTATCCTTTCTTCTTTACAATATTAAATCTTTCATTGATATTGCGGCAACCCTGCCTGGGCTTGATTCTCTTTACTTTAATCGCATGAATAAAATGCCTGACCATTCAATAATCCGCAACTTTTCAAAAATTTATGCCCAATATCAGTAA